A window of Rhododendron vialii isolate Sample 1 chromosome 13a, ASM3025357v1 contains these coding sequences:
- the LOC131312621 gene encoding protein SUPPRESSOR OF K(+) TRANSPORT GROWTH DEFECT 1-like isoform X1, producing the protein MYSNFKEQAIEYVKQAVQEDNAGNYAKAFPLYMNALEYFKTHLKYEKNPKIKEAITQKFTEYLRRAEEIRAVLDDGGAGPGPNGGDAAVATRPKTKGKDGGGEGGGGDGEDPEQSKLRSGLNSAIVREKPNVKWNDVAGLESAKQALQEAVILPVKFPQFFVGKRRPWRAFLLYGPPGTGKSYLAKAVATEADSTFFSISSSDLVSKWMGESEKLVSNLFQMARDSAPSIIFIDEIDSLCGQRGEGNESEASRRIKTEVLVQMQGVGHNDDKVLVLAATNTPYALDQAIRRRFDKRIYIPLPDLKARQHMFKVHLGDTPHNLTESDFESLAHKTEGFSGSDIAVCVKDVLFEPVRKTQDAMYFVKTSDDLLMPCGPKQPGAVQTTMQDLDARGLASKILPPPITKADFDKVLARQRPTVSKADLDVHERFTKEFGEEG; encoded by the exons ATGTACAGTAATTTCAAAGAGCAAGCGATCGAGTACGTGAAGCAGGCGGTGCAGGAAGACAACGCGGGGAACTACGCCAAGGCCTTCCCGCTGTACATGAACGCGCTCGAGTACTTCAAGACCCACCTCAAGTACGAGAAGAACCCCAAGATCAAGGAGGCCATCACGCAGAAGTTCACCGAGTACCTGCGCCGGGCGGAGGAGATCAGGGCGGTGCTGGACGACGGTGGGGCCGGCCCGGGGCCCAACGGCGGGGACGCGGCGGTGGCCACGCGGCCGAAGACCAAGGGGAAGGACGGCGGcggggagggaggaggaggggaCGGGGAGGATCCGGAGCAGTCGAAGCTGAGGTCGGGGCTGAACTCGGCGATTGTTAGGGAGAAGCCGAATGTGAAGTGGAACGACGTGGCGGGGCTGGAGAGTGCTAAGCAGGCGCTGCAGGAGGCGGTTATATTGCCGGTTAAATTCCCACAGTTTTTTGTTG GCAAGAGGAGGCCATGGCGGGCTTTTCTTCTCTATGGTCCACCTGGAACAGGGAAATCATACTTGGCCAAGGCTGTTGCCACTGAAGCTGACTCTACTTTTTTCAG TATATCTTCTTCAGACTTGGTTTCAAAGTGGATGGGTGAAAGTGAAAAGTTAGTTTCAAATCTTTTCCAAATGGCTCGTGATAGTGCACCTTCTATCATCTTCATCGATGAAATAGATTCCTTATGTGGTCAGCGTGGAGAAGGCAATGAGAGTGAAGCTTCCAGACGAATCAAAACAGAAGTTCTAGTGCAGATGCAG GGTGTCGGACACAATGACGACAAAGTTCTCGTTCTAGCAGCGACAAATACTCCCTATGCTCTGGATCAG GCCATTCGGCGGCGGTTTGACAAGCGCATATATATTCCCCTTCCAGATTTGAAGGCACGGCAGCATATGTTCAAA GTGCATTTAGGTGATACCCCTCACAATTTGACCGAAAGTGACTTTGAAAGTCTGGCTCATAAAACAGAAGGTTTTTCTGGTTCAGATATTGCTGTGTGT GTTAAGGATGTCCTCTTTGAACCTGTCCGAAAAACCCAAGATGCCATGTATTTCGTAAAGACTTCTGATGATCTGTTGATGCCATGTGGACCAAAGCAACCTGGCGCTGTGCAGACAACTATGCAGGACCTTGATGCAAGAGGACTTGCTTCAAAG ATACTTCCGCCTCCCATAACGAAAGCGGATTTTGACAAGGTCCTGGCAAGACAGAGGCCGACTGTGAGCAAAGCTGACCTCGACGTGCATGAGAGATTCACGAAAGAGTTTGGAGAGGAAGGCTGA
- the LOC131312621 gene encoding protein SUPPRESSOR OF K(+) TRANSPORT GROWTH DEFECT 1-like isoform X2, with the protein MYSNFKEQAIEYVKQAVQEDNAGNYAKAFPLYMNALEYFKTHLKYEKNPKIKEAITQKFTEYLRRAEEIRAVLDDGGAGPGPNGGDAAVATRPKTKGKDGGGEGGGGDGEDPEQSKLRSGLNSAIVREKPNVKWNDVAGLESAKQALQEAVILPVKFPQFFVGKRRPWRAFLLYGPPGTGKSYLAKAVATEADSTFFSANCRFCAVYLLQTWFQSGWVKVKS; encoded by the exons ATGTACAGTAATTTCAAAGAGCAAGCGATCGAGTACGTGAAGCAGGCGGTGCAGGAAGACAACGCGGGGAACTACGCCAAGGCCTTCCCGCTGTACATGAACGCGCTCGAGTACTTCAAGACCCACCTCAAGTACGAGAAGAACCCCAAGATCAAGGAGGCCATCACGCAGAAGTTCACCGAGTACCTGCGCCGGGCGGAGGAGATCAGGGCGGTGCTGGACGACGGTGGGGCCGGCCCGGGGCCCAACGGCGGGGACGCGGCGGTGGCCACGCGGCCGAAGACCAAGGGGAAGGACGGCGGcggggagggaggaggaggggaCGGGGAGGATCCGGAGCAGTCGAAGCTGAGGTCGGGGCTGAACTCGGCGATTGTTAGGGAGAAGCCGAATGTGAAGTGGAACGACGTGGCGGGGCTGGAGAGTGCTAAGCAGGCGCTGCAGGAGGCGGTTATATTGCCGGTTAAATTCCCACAGTTTTTTGTTG GCAAGAGGAGGCCATGGCGGGCTTTTCTTCTCTATGGTCCACCTGGAACAGGGAAATCATACTTGGCCAAGGCTGTTGCCACTGAAGCTGACTCTACTTTTTTCAG TGCCAACTGCCGTTTTTGTGCAGTATATCTTCTTCAGACTTGGTTTCAAAGTGGATGGGTGAAAGTGAAAAGTTAG
- the LOC131312621 gene encoding protein SUPPRESSOR OF K(+) TRANSPORT GROWTH DEFECT 1-like isoform X3 — translation MYSNFKEQAIEYVKQAVQEDNAGNYAKAFPLYMNALEYFKTHLKYEKNPKIKEAITQKFTEYLRRAEEIRAVLDDGGAGPGPNGGDAAVATRPKTKGKDGGGEGGGGDGEDPEQSKLRSGLNSAIVREKPNVKWNDVAGLESAKQALQEAVILPVKFPQFFVGKRRPWRAFLLYGPPGTGKSYLAKAVATEADSTFFSWQVPTAVFVQYIFFRLGFKVDG, via the exons ATGTACAGTAATTTCAAAGAGCAAGCGATCGAGTACGTGAAGCAGGCGGTGCAGGAAGACAACGCGGGGAACTACGCCAAGGCCTTCCCGCTGTACATGAACGCGCTCGAGTACTTCAAGACCCACCTCAAGTACGAGAAGAACCCCAAGATCAAGGAGGCCATCACGCAGAAGTTCACCGAGTACCTGCGCCGGGCGGAGGAGATCAGGGCGGTGCTGGACGACGGTGGGGCCGGCCCGGGGCCCAACGGCGGGGACGCGGCGGTGGCCACGCGGCCGAAGACCAAGGGGAAGGACGGCGGcggggagggaggaggaggggaCGGGGAGGATCCGGAGCAGTCGAAGCTGAGGTCGGGGCTGAACTCGGCGATTGTTAGGGAGAAGCCGAATGTGAAGTGGAACGACGTGGCGGGGCTGGAGAGTGCTAAGCAGGCGCTGCAGGAGGCGGTTATATTGCCGGTTAAATTCCCACAGTTTTTTGTTG GCAAGAGGAGGCCATGGCGGGCTTTTCTTCTCTATGGTCCACCTGGAACAGGGAAATCATACTTGGCCAAGGCTGTTGCCACTGAAGCTGACTCTACTTTTTTCAG TTGGCAAGTGCCAACTGCCGTTTTTGTGCAGTATATCTTCTTCAGACTTGGTTTCAAAGTGGATGGGTGA